GTTCTTCCTGttattgtgtttatttctttattgaaggATACAGGAGTTGttactttaattaattaacttcATTGTGCTTTGAGCTagaataccaaaataaaataagagggaaaagtaGAATTTCTAGCAAATAGAGTTCTACTCTGTAAAAGGTTAAAACAGCATGTTTACAAATTGAACTTGTTGACTTAGGGAAAATGCCTCTGTGATTTTTGCTATTCTATATTGGGTTGTTAAGGATCAGGACAGTATAGAGTACACATCCAATGGGAATCTAAGCAGGACAGATACCTCCTTCAGGAGGAAAGCTCATTAAGGTAAAGTACCGTGTCTTCTCAATTTTTTAGATTAAGTGGGTACAAATAGGGTCATTTAATGTTGATTCTCCAGTTTCCAACACATTGTAGGAGCTTAATACACTTTCATCATATGAATGAATAATTGCAAGAATTAGGGATTTACCCTACTgaggaaatgaaaataactttGAATGAGTTCTTAAATCCTAATGCATGatgttaaaaaaagataataaacaatattttatcaTTACAAAATCTAATAAAACTCCagaatttttgctttaaaaactaaattttatgcCCTCTTCcttgattgttttttattttttaattttcatctcagATAAGAGGTATAAAAAGCCCACCAGTAAATTAGTCTAGCAATAGAATATTGCTATATTAGCCTGCAATATGATAAAAATAGCTCAATTTAGAAATgctgattatttaatttttttaaaaccttaaaattTTTATGCTTCCCTTTGCTGCACCAAAACTTCTTCTTTGTTCTCAGTTGTAGCATCAGTACCCAGAAttgtgcctggcacagagcaggcgttcaaaaaaaaaaaaaaaatttttttttgaatgaatgaatgtgtttaAAGCTACTGCCAGAGTTAAAAGCAAGGCAGACCTCAATTTAGCCTGGAATCTTTAGTTCATTGCTCCTAGTAATGCAGACCAGGAAGCTTAGAGATCagataaacaaattcagtgaaTTTGACTGAAAATCTCTTTCCACAGCAGAATTCATTTAAATGGTACCACAGATACAGTTTTTGCCTAGGAATGTAGAGAATAGTAGAATTTCAAcccccccttccctctctctctctctctctctctctcacacacatgcacacacacacacacacacacacacacacacacacacacacacacagcacaatcCAAACCTCTTCTACCAATTTTCTTTACTTAGGGAGCATAGTATGTAGACAGCCCTAGATTTTAAAATCAGGCCAATTATTTACTGTAACTCTGAATGAGGAATTTAACCTTTCTGGGCCTCATGTCTTTGCCTGTAAAGATGATAATATCTATCATTTGGGTTATTTATACCCAGCACAGTGTGAGTGCtaatgttaaaacaaaacaacaaaacccctcctgctaatttttctaataaacattttttagcaCCAATGATATGAATCTATGTATCTGGAAACTCACTGCATCCTGTGTCCATCAGTGTCATGGAgtattaaaaccaaaaaaatttttttccctcgTAAACTTAGAAGACAAATGATGAAATATCCTGGCCTGACACATCCCACAATGTGCTTGTTGTCAACCTTTTCCACTCTTGCCAAGACCCAGCCAAGGTGAGTCATGATGGAGGTCACCAAATGGTCAGAAGTCACTTGCAGGGACCCTTGGATCTTTCTTGGGTCTCTATCCCATCTTCACTCTAGATTTCATGTTATTTACTTTTGCCTTTGACCAGAAGTTTGCCACCATCCTTTGGCCTCATTCTTAGGTCTTGAATATCCTGTTTTCTAGCCTCTGTAGGACTTTGGCTTGGTTTTTGTCTCGCTCCTTCCCTGCTCCTGACTTCCTCTAACCTTGTTCAGGCCTCTAAAGCAGAACCTAGCTTAAGTGAATGACCTTCGGCCAAACTTTAGCTCCAGCAATGGCCTGGCTTGGATGTTACATTATTGCAAAGCACTGAATTCCAGATTTTCCTATTCAAATGGGAATTTTAGTGATACAAGGTTTCTGTCTTCTGTCTCTGGCACTTTCATCAGACAATAATAAAGATTTAGAAGTACTGTCAGTATATGTGAGCTAAAGTGATTCCTTCCACCACCACTCAGGCCTGTTTGAAAACAATTTCCTGAGTGTTCATCTTTAATATCAGATATGCACTATTACTTTAAAGAAGAGGGGGAAGAGGACATTAGGACACTTGCTGAATTTATCCCAAGGTTAAATCAAGTAAAGAAGAATCAGCTTGGCAGGGTAGAGAGGCTGGGGTGAGGTTCATAACATATGATTGGGGAGCTTGGCTTTCAACTAAGGAGAAAATGTACAAATTCATGTTTCAGTCATAACAAACCATCCATTCACTGGCTGCCTTCCTTCCCAGAAGTTTCAGACATGGAAGGATTCTAAAATGAATATAGAATCTGTTTGAGTTGCATAGATCTAATGTTAGAAAAGATTCACACTTTTAAGTGACTAATTATATAGCTGTGGAAAATATCACTTGTTTGTTCAAGAGGTGAGGACTTGAATTGAACCCTCATGAGCCCTGATCAACCACCAACTCTCACACTTCATCAAGTGTTCAGTGACATGAAGAAAATCAGCAACGCATATATTATATCACTGTGCTGTCCTTTCTCATGACTCTCAAattgggaagagaagaaaattataacCAGGAGGTATCTCTATTGGCTGAGCCTCAAAATATCAGCAAGACAAGAGTCCActgaaaatgttttgtaaaacacCAATGCCATGTGTTCTCCCAGTAAAGCCATGGAGCAATAAGGTTACATCCAACAATTTGATTATGGTGCACCCACACCTCAGGCATTGTTCATATCAAGGAGACAGAGGTGGGTACACAGGTAAGGAAGATGGGTCTGGGAACTCCCCCAAATGCTCTCAGCCTGTGCCTGGACCTGCCTGAGTTTAGAGTTCTAAAAGAAAGACCCCCCTTTGTGGCATCTACTGAGTGAACTTCAAGCAACTGATCAACAAATTCAACCTACCATTTGGCAGCAGAGAATCAAGATTTCTACCATTTCTAAGACTACAGGGCTCTAGTTAGCAAATCCCACAGTAAATATTCCCATGTTTGACGAAAAATGAGTAtgacaagcagaaaaaaaaattacttgactAGTATTTTCATGTAAGATGCTTTGGTTGATAAATGTAATAGTTATCTAATTCCCAATCCTTTCTTCCCATGACTTTGGTCATGAGTCACAGAGATTTAGCTGTTCTGGCGAAAGAATACACATCCTTATTGTTTAGTATAGATGGCAATGTTAAAACTGTTCTTTCTAAGTTAAGAATAGTTGGCAATATGCTGGATGAGACAATAAGAATCAGAAAAACCTTAGAAATATGTACACAAAAATTGCTTCTCAAAACTATCATCTTGAGAAACAattcatctattttctttattgccTTCAGACAAAGTTCACACACCACCCTTGAAACACAGCCTTGAGGTATCATAGTTATTCCTTGGTTTTGACCCAAAGCAACATTACCCAGTTGTAACTGTTTTCGAAAATATTATTGTGTTGGCAATAATCTACCAAATGTGCTGTAGTGCTCTAGATCCCTAGAGAAAATTCTGTAGCTATACTAAACAATGGCACCATTAGTGGTATGTGCACAGCCCTCAGCTGGATGCCTTCAAAAGGGGAATATTTACTGATTACAGAACTCTGGTCTATTTGCTTAAAACTCAGATGCAGGACTACCGCTGGGTCACACACAGAATCACTGGGCTGGAAGGGAAAATGTGGTTCCCTCTACACAGCtgtaataaaacattaaatgtgTAGCTAGTGCCTGCTTATATAGAAGAGGCCTTTAGCTTGAAATACTACTGTTTCTACCAATTTCTAAGGGCCTtcctgaagagaagaaaaatttcttgGCATCATGTGCACTGGAAAAGGTGAAAAGTGATTTGGGGCCCTGGAAGATGTTTGCAGATTTGGTCCTCATCACTCACTGGTGTGCTTGTGTCTAGGAAGCCTGAATGCAGACTAAGGGAGGAGTATGTGTGCAGTTGCTGATATCAACACTATGCTCCAAAACAGGACAAAGGATATTGGAGATAGCAAGAATGCTCCCAAAAAATATCTGATGGGACACGAATGATGTGTATTTCCTGTTCTAAATTGTGAATTTTGGCTAGTTCCATAATATTTATTCTCAGGAAAGTCCACGATCatacacatttttataattttctttctttaacctCTTCGAAGTTTAAAGACGTAAGGTTTTTTTCATCCCCCAAAGTCTTAATCTTCTCTGTAGATTATATTAATAGGGCTCAATATAAGAAgaaaccctttttgtttttgagaatccTTACAGTGGTCTACAGAGTTCATTCATTTCTCAACAAATCCTACCTCTGAGTGTTATATCCTAGTGGCTGAAAGTGTAGGCTTTAAAGTAGACCATCAGGATCCTAGCTCTGCTATTTAATTTCTGTGTAAGCTTGGGAAAATTACTGAAGCTCTCTGCACCTCAAGTCTCCTATCAATAAGGTGGAAATAATGGTACTTTCCTCATATGGGTGAGATAAAATACTGCCAGTAAGAGCAACAGAAGTTATCCCAGATATtgagtaggtactcaataaatgctaaCTCATtactatcttattttttaatttccatgtgtATGGTCAGAAGTCTGGATCAAGGAGTGCAAATTGCTACATACTTACACTGCTGCACAGGGAAAGAATTACAGATAGTAATATACTGTAATATATATTACTGTGTATATAGAATTTCTTCTCCCATTACTTTAATCTAGTGTCTTTCCTATGTAAAAATAGtccttgtttaaaaataatattttgatatttatgtaTCTCTACGTGATAATCACAGTAATAATCAGTTTATTCCAGACTCTGGGCTAAGAATTATGTCATTTCATTCTCAACAGAACCCAGCAGATACCATTAGGACCCTTATTTACAGGTAAGGAAGCAGTCCAAACAGGTTCTGAGAGGCTTGAAGTTGCATACAGCTAGGCAGGTCAGAGTAAGATCTGACCCTGTGTTCATCCAAATCAAATACCTTCTTACAGCACTAAAAAGCAGTTTCacagtttgtttttaaataattctaaaatttctttcatttgtttgtttgtttaggtttCTTAACTGTCTAAGAGCTGAAAGTCTTACTTGGCACATGGCTTTCGAATCCTCCTTGAATCTAGTTCTCTCTTGGCCCCTATGTAGGGCAAAGGTCAGCTTGGACACAGCCTGTGGTGTTCATGGTATTCTTTTCTGGGCAGCTGCCATGAAACTACTctcagagagagaaaagtggaattgcatggaaatggaaagagaccctcattgttataaaaaactacataaaagaggttgtgaggggaattggaagaaaaataaggagagaaatgaattacagtagatgggatagaaagaaaagatgggggggagggggatagtagaggataggaaaggtagcagaatacatcagtcactagtatggcattatgtaaaaatgtgaatgtgtaacctatgtgattctgcaatctgtatttggggtaaaaatgggagttcataactcacttgaaactattgttcgaagtatgatatgtcaagagctttgtaatgttgtgaacaaccaataaaaaaaaaaaagaaaaaagaaaaaaaaaaacacattaaaaaaaaaaaaaagaaactactctCAGAATGCTATTGGCCTTAGGCTCAGCTCCATTGTACTACCCCAACGTATTACTTTGTAATGTGCTATGTTGGAGCATGGACAGATAATGTAGACTTGTCAAATAATATGTCAAAGCAATGTTCAAACTTTCTTCCTTCCAGGAAGAGTTTCTTCCTTGGGGATCAGGGCTTACTTGCCTGTATGTGCTCTGAAGGCACAGGGCTCTCTCTTTATGCTGTTCCTATCAGGACAGAGTAAATCTCTATTTTATGTAAATCAAAGGACATGAGGCCATCACAGTTAATACTTGACTCAGGCACTACTTTCTCCAGAAGCCTCCCTTGATTTCCTCTTTCTTGGGAAGATacccaacttctgttctcttatCATTACTCTTTCCCGTCTagtattaaaatgataattttaaagcTTGTCACTCTCTTCTGACTGTGTTTGTAGACAGGGATCGTGTCTCATTTGGTGCTGGTAATCAGCACACATGCACCAAATGCACTTATGGCAGGATCTATTATGAAGGTTGGGCATTAAGATATTACAGTCAGTTGGTGGAGGTATAGTCCAGACATTGAATACTCATAATATCACTTCTGGCATTGCTCTAATACTCAGCATGAATCACAACATCTTATACATGTAGGCACTTGGGAAGTGGACATTGACTCAATGACTGATTAACTGGTTGGATGAATGAACATCAAGCATATCATAATCTGACTGGCAACTGGATATGTCATGAAAGGCATGAGATTTATAGcaacactttttgttttatttaataatgaacaATTCCTAATAATCAAGAACCTTTGATCATTATACATCCCAATAACAATGCTCCACAAGGAAATATTAGCCCTTGCCCTTAGACACCCTAAGAGAAATAGGCTCATGAAGTCTTCATGTGAACCCGTCAAGACTACCACTGCTTTTGGTCTTGATAATGCCCCAACATAAGCATATTGACCAAGCTAAATGGTCTCTGGGAACTCTATGTTTGGAGTGGTAGAGCCCTTACCTGTCTGTGTTGTTGGGAGACTTGATAGCCCAGTCCTGTGATGGACTGATTCTGAATTTTCTGAAGCAGGATCTTTTGCTGAAGTGGTAAGGGTGACCTCATCAAAGGCTGGCTTGATAAGGGTTGGGTGGGCTGTGatggtggctgctgctgctgctgctgctgctgctgctgttgctgctgctgctgttgctgctgctgctgctgctgttgctgttgttgttgctgctgttgctgctgagCTGAAATAGAGctctgctgttgctgctgctgttgttgctgctgctgctgctgagctgTCATTgagctctgctgctgctgctgctgctgctgctgctgctgctgctgctgctgctgttgggtATAGTGTAGGAGAGAAGGCTTGTTCTGAGAAGGCAAAACAGAAGGCATCTGCTGGTTTGCTTGATCTGAATTAAAATGGAACAGAGGCTTGGTGTTGCCATGACGGGGCTCCAGGGCTGGGTGGGGGTTGTTAATAAAACTTCGGCTGAGCACATCCAGATGCCCACCCTGGGTTGAGGGGCTGGCCTTGTAAATGTAGTTAGCCATTACTTTTGACTGGTTGCTACTGCCAGCTACCCCGGACATAGGGGAGCCCTGTGGGCTGAATGGTTGCTGAccaaaagaagggctgggaatttTCTCCTGCCCAAATGGACCTGGGGATGGTCCAGCAGAAGAGGGCAAGGCTGACCAGTTGGTAggctggtgctgctgctgctgttgctgctgttgctgctgctgctgctgttgctgctgctgctgctgctgctgttgctgctgcatCCGGGCATGCTGTTGACGATTGGCCGCAATCTGTTTGAGTTGCTGAGCATGGGATACTTCCTGCCAGCTTGGCAGGGCCCGATTTGCTCCTGACACTGTCTGAGGCTGAGCCTGGCTCTGAGGGACTGTAGGAATTGGGGACGAAGTGGTGAGGGCAGAATTGGCCATTGAGAATGCAGGGCCAGCTGATGGGGGCCTTAACTGAGGAGAGCTGGAGGGGCCTTGAGTCAGGCCAGGTGAGTATTCACTTTTGATCACCATCTTCTCCATGGGCAAGGAGGGTCGGGGCGTGCTCCTCTGGCTCTGCTGACCCAAGTCAATGTTAAATGGGTCGTCCTGCTTTATGGTGGCATTGATCATGTTCTCCAATTCAAGGTCACTCATGGGAGGCACAGATATGTTGGTCAGTTCATTGAAAAGTTCCTGCAGCTCAGGATCCATCAGTTGCTCTCCAGGGTCATCTCCATACCTATTACTAAAAAGATTCTCCTGGGGCATTTGGCCATCCATGTGCTTACTGCAAGACAGAGTCTCTCCTGGCTCTTTCTTCACTTCTTTTAAGCCCATGTTAAACAAAGCATTGCCAGGAGAATGTATGTGGGATGGCAGTGTGCTAATCTTTCTCGGGGGTGCCTGACTCATAGGCAAGGCCCCTGGCATAATTTGATTTTGTCCATTATTTACTTGGAGGCCACCTTGTCCAGTAGAGAGATTCTCCCCAACACGGATTCTTTTGATATCAAGGAAAGAGTTGTCAACAAAGCCATTGGGCCTCTTGCTGTTGGCAGGAGACAGGTTAACTACCTGTTTTCTTTTCAAGGAACCCTGAAGCTGAAAAACAGAaggggaatgaaaaagaaaaaattgagataTTAATTCAGTTATACTTTAAATCAAGATCAACTAATATCTAAactgttttttttcatttacacacagaattcaattttttaacaaaagcacAATTGAAGCACAGTCTGGAATATAATGAAATTCACAGTAgcacaaagagaacaaaataaatgtttctgaagGAGCATGTCAGTTAGGCCAGAGATCACTGTGGCCTCCATGATTGGTTGGTACACAGGCCAAGGGATGAAGAACCCTTCAAATACAGAAGGAGTTACTCACAGTATCTAAGGTTAGTCACTAAAGCCAGTTGTTTTCTGGAACAGGCCAAAATAGTCCTCCTGCATGCATACACAAGCTACAGGTGATCAGCATGCACACATTTTGCCCCAGTTGGGAAAACACAAACAGGTCTAAAGCTGACAAAATTTCtagtccccccaccccacagtTTCAATCCTGCCATCACTAGTATCCTCTAAGTAGGTGATTAGAATAGTTCTCAGGTCCAAGTAGATATTCTATCTGTTGTGCATCT
This portion of the Ictidomys tridecemlineatus isolate mIctTri1 chromosome 4, mIctTri1.hap1, whole genome shotgun sequence genome encodes:
- the Maml2 gene encoding mastermind-like protein 2 isoform X2, which produces MPGALPMSQAPPRKISTLPSHIHSPGNALFNMGLKEVKKEPGETLSCSKHMDGQMPQENLFSNRYGDDPGEQLMDPELQELFNELTNISVPPMSDLELENMINATIKQDDPFNIDLGQQSQRSTPRPSLPMEKMVIKSEYSPGLTQGPSSSPQLRPPSAGPAFSMANSALTTSSPIPTVPQSQAQPQTVSGANRALPSWQEVSHAQQLKQIAANRQQHARMQQQQQQQQQQQQQQQQQQQQQQQQHQPTNWSALPSSAGPSPGPFGQEKIPSPSFGQQPFSPQGSPMSGVAGSSNQSKVMANYIYKASPSTQGGHLDVLSRSFINNPHPALEPRHGNTKPLFHFNSDQANQQMPSVLPSQNKPSLLHYTQQQQQQQQQQQQQQQQQSSMTAQQQQQQQQQQQQQSSISAQQQQQQQQQQQQQQQQQQQQQQQQQQQQQQQQPPSQPTQPLSSQPLMRSPLPLQQKILLQKIQNQSITGLGYQVSQQHRQDQHSVVGQNTGPSPSPNPCSNPNTGSGYMNSQQSLLNQQLMGKKQTLQRQIMEQKQQLLLQQQMLVDAEKMAPQDQINRHLTRPPPDYKDQRRNVGNLQPAAQYSGGSSTVSLNSNQALTNPVSTHTILTPNSSLMSTAHGTRMPSLSTAVQNIGMYGNLPCNQPGTYSVPSGMNQMTQQRNPNQLIANQNNPLMSRSSTLGPNNNSNVATFGAGSVSNSQQLRPNLTHNMASMPTQRTSNVMITSNTTAPNWASQEATTKQQEALKSTGVRFPTGTPAAYTPNQSLQQAVGSQQFSQRAVAPPNQLTPAVQMRPMNQMNQALNGQTMGPLRGLNLRPNQLSTQILSNLNQSGTGLNQSRTSINQPPSLTPNTFPSSNQSSRAFQGTDHGSDLAFDFLGPQTDNMGPALNSDADFIDSLLKTEPGNDDWMKDINLDEILGNNS